In Magnetococcales bacterium, one DNA window encodes the following:
- a CDS encoding HIT family protein produces the protein MNQTELHPTLAKDGITVGFLSACQVLLINDSHYPWLILVPDRPGLRDLDELTDIDRALVYGDIHQASQVLRRLFNPTKLNVAALGNMVPQLHIHVIARFEGDKAWPKPVWGLHPSEPYPDDLLAKRLEQLKGAFGVPQT, from the coding sequence ATGAACCAAACTGAACTCCATCCCACGTTGGCCAAGGATGGTATCACGGTGGGCTTTCTTTCGGCTTGCCAGGTGCTTTTAATCAATGACAGCCACTATCCCTGGCTCATCCTGGTGCCCGACCGTCCAGGATTGCGTGACCTGGATGAACTCACCGATATCGACAGGGCACTGGTCTACGGGGATATCCATCAAGCCTCCCAAGTGTTGCGGAGACTCTTCAATCCCACCAAACTCAATGTCGCCGCCTTGGGCAATATGGTTCCCCAGCTCCACATCCATGTGATCGCTCGATTTGAGGGGGATAAGGCCTGGCCCAAACCCGTGTGGGGTCTCCACCCCTCGGAGCCCTATCCGGATGACCTGTTGGCCAAGCGGTTGGAACAGCTTAAAGGGGCGTTTGGAGTCCCACAAACATGA
- a CDS encoding DUF1311 domain-containing protein, which produces MKRRIENVRRWMPVLLMVLVLPAQSLADEEISIDCAKAMGMVELKYCSGEAYRLADEDLNSMWKSVTAGLEKNFKRTLIEAQRAWITFRDRNCEAETFHSQGTTGYMVNYDVCLERMTRHRTEELRTLLEAN; this is translated from the coding sequence ATGAAACGACGCATTGAAAACGTCAGGCGGTGGATGCCAGTCTTGTTGATGGTGCTGGTATTGCCAGCTCAATCCCTGGCAGACGAAGAAATCTCGATTGACTGCGCCAAAGCCATGGGTATGGTTGAGCTGAAATATTGTTCCGGTGAAGCGTATCGCCTGGCGGATGAAGATTTGAATAGTATGTGGAAGAGCGTCACGGCTGGTCTGGAGAAAAATTTCAAGAGAACCCTGATAGAAGCGCAACGGGCCTGGATAACATTTCGGGACCGCAACTGTGAGGCTGAAACCTTCCACAGCCAAGGCACAACGGGTTATATGGTCAACTATGATGTTTGCCTGGAGCGCATGACCCGTCATCGCACCGAGGAACTTCGAACTCTTCTGGAAGCCAATTAA
- a CDS encoding HIT family protein: MTFDPNNPCLFCHPPAEQVIDKNDLAMLYRDEHPVSEGHALAVPIRHVADYFDLLPEEREAIERLLHQKRRKLLARDPTIAGFNVGVNCGKAAGQSVFHVHVHLIPRRFGDHPNPQGGVRHVIPNKAKYSSED; the protein is encoded by the coding sequence ATGACTTTTGATCCCAACAATCCCTGCCTGTTCTGCCACCCCCCTGCTGAGCAGGTGATTGATAAAAATGACCTGGCCATGCTCTACAGGGATGAACATCCAGTCAGTGAAGGGCACGCTTTAGCGGTCCCGATCCGACATGTGGCGGATTATTTTGACCTGCTCCCTGAGGAGCGGGAAGCGATTGAAAGGCTACTGCATCAAAAACGGCGGAAGCTGCTGGCCCGGGATCCCACCATCGCCGGCTTTAATGTCGGTGTGAACTGTGGCAAGGCAGCCGGTCAATCCGTTTTCCACGTTCATGTTCATCTCATTCCCCGTCGATTTGGTGATCATCCCAATCCCCAAGGGGGCGTCCGCCATGTTATCCCCAATAAGGCGAAATATTCGTCCGAAGACTGA